A genomic window from Lotus japonicus ecotype B-129 chromosome 1, LjGifu_v1.2 includes:
- the LOC130731962 gene encoding E3 ubiquitin ligase BIG BROTHER-related-like: MEPEEGKQSSHKNPYVELEQVNFDYILAIGLQEREREFTMLATIQSESDEDASESSFDDDADFSERQEFETDPQFLECEGNNDDEGMEIEEDEIDPDELSYEELIELGEIIGEEKRGLSENEISSCLHPYTFQSAESKSGIERCVICQVEYEEGEEALVALDQCEHPYHGDCISKWLQIKKVCPICSNEVSTSNMPSNP, from the coding sequence ATGGAACCTGAGGAGGGAAAACAATCTTCCCACAAGAACCCCTACGTTGAGCTAGAACAAGTTAACTTTGATTACATTCTAGCAATTGGGCTTCAAGAACGAGAGAGAGAGTTCACAATGCTAGCGACGATTCAAAGTGAAAGTGATGAAGATGCAAGTGAGTCCTCTTTCGATGATGATGCTGATTTTTCTGAGAGACAAGAGTTCGAAACTGACCCGCAGTTTCTTGAATGTGAAGGAAACAATGATGATGAGGGAATGgaaattgaagaagatgaaattgaTCCAGATGAATTGTCTTATGAGGAGTTAATTGAATTGGGAGAAATtataggagaagagaagagagggtTATCAGAAAATGAAATCTCTTCCTGCTTACACCCTTACACTTTCCAATCTGCTGAAAGCAAAAGTGGAATTGAAAGGTGTGTGATTTGTCAGGTTGAATAcgaagaaggtgaagaagctCTTGTGGCACTTGATCAATGTGAGCACCCTTATCATGGGGATTGCATAAGCAAGTGGCTTCAAATTAAGAAGGTTTGTCCAATCTGTAGCAATGAAGTCTCAACTTCCAATATGCCTAGCAATCCTTGA
- the LOC130741792 gene encoding uncharacterized protein LOC130741792 translates to MGNVIESFASGLGKAFGKLFNSPLEFLSGKSCSSVCGPTWDFFCYIENFCVANLLRLAMLFFLLYIVLLFFYLLHKLGICGCICEAACQIIWACFSSCFHIWECCCSFLSLKLHKIKRRRRRVRIRVNQKFFSETGEYYPDDEQLPYHFPVSERINGSFSRRRRDYKGSHLRKSLKPRKDHARVEISRDLSYRNKRNHSSEDPSYASNAIKHGNYRGTVHDIKVTSTSKFARKGINNKKRVILRRRC, encoded by the exons ATGGGCAACGTCATTGAATCATTTGCTTCCGGCCTTGGAAAAGCTTTTGGCAAGCTTTTTAATTCTCCGCTTGAATTCCTTTCCGGAAAGTCTTGCAG CTCAGTGTGTGGACCAACATGGGATTTCTTCTGCTACATCGAAAATTTCTGCGTTGCCAATCTCTTGAGGCTGGCCATGCTATTTTTTCTGTTGTACATTG TTCTGTTGTTCTTCTATCTGCTGCATAAATTGGGCATATGTGGATGTATTTGTGAGGCTGCTTGCCAAATTATATGGGCTTGTTTCTCTTCTTGTTTCCACATTTGGGAGTGTTGTTGCTCTTTCTTGTCTCTTAAACTGCACAAGAtcaaaaggagaagaagaagggttAGAATACGCGTAAATCAAAAGTTCTTTTCTGAAACTGGAGAATATTACCCTGATGATGAACAACTTCCATACCATTTTCCAGTATCTGAAAGGATAAACGGATCGTTTTCGCGTAGAAGGAGAGACTATAAAGGCTCCCACTTAAGGAAGTCTTTAAAGCCCAGAAAAGATCATGCTCGAGTTGAAATTAGTAGAGATCTTAGTTATAGAAATAAAAGGAATCATAGCAGTGAAGATCCTAGTTATGCAAGTAATGCCATCAAGCATGGCAATTACAGAGGCACAGTCCATGATATCAAGGTAACAAGTACATCTAAGTTTGCCAGAAAAGGTATCAACAATAAGAAAAGAGTTATTCTAAGGCGGAGATGTTAG
- the LOC130741824 gene encoding uncharacterized protein LOC130741824, which yields MNSSSASSSRTRSKTITAGGSARCQCGLPLIIYTAGTRHNSDRRFLRCRNWQLPHNCGFFFWIDDPYEGRDAVQGRDAVEGHAMSYNSEIGNSNSVNVNVVSDLNKKIKKLKMKLEVERFQKKLSCFFTLVAVTVSIWCFCMRKG from the exons ATGAATTCTTCATCTGCTTCTTCATCTCGCACAAGGTCGAAGACAATCACTGCAGGTGGAAGTGCTAGATGTCAATGTGGTCTTCCTCTGATCATTTACACTGCTGGTACTCGACATAACTCGGATAGGAGATTTCTCAGATGCAGAAATTGGCAA CTTCCACATAATTGTGGTTTCTTTTTTTGGATTGATGATCCATATGAGGGAAGAGATGCAGTTCAGGGAAGAGATGCAGTTGAAGGTCATGCAATGAGTTATAATTCTGAGATTGGGAATTCAAACTCTGTTAATGTTAATGTTGTTTCTGATTTGAACAAAAAGATTAAGAAGCTCAAGATGAAGCTTGAAGTTGAAAGATTCCAGAAGAAGCTCTCATGTTTCTTTACTCTGGTTGCTGTGACAGTATCAATATGGTGTTTCTGTATGAGAAAGGGTTGA
- the LOC130741808 gene encoding uncharacterized protein LOC130741808 encodes MATIAASKGEDVLFVENLSKEPLSMHVRNFEPIVPSVVNEKEKARKKKAQPTKMKTVRRSHRLQAVVRKSNNLGKPSLVVISDDEDLHGEVTLHSQFPIDENVPENGIAPDVTVSESLQVAENVPENLSAPMAPAVDEIVPEVQVVPENLVESDNNIPKVIDGDDDQSDVSNQGIRLEDSEEERDLQQEDELTNPAFAEAEDLLNKHITQMLNGRSADGMGMAFGDDPDFDGGYESEDLESVATDSEMEDVPRRRYPKFVEERLDPNSSLCIDGLHSSI; translated from the exons ATGGCTACGATTGCTGCTTCAAAGGGTGAAGATGTCTTGTTTGTTGAAAATCTGTCAAAAGAGCCACTCTCAATGCATGTTAGAAATTTTGAACCAATTGTACCTTCTGTGGTGAATGAAAAAGAGAAAGCTAGAAAGAAGAAGGCTCAACCAACAAAGATGAAAACTGTTAGAAGGTCCCACCGGTTACAAGCTGTGGTGAGGAAATCAAATAACTTGGGCAAGCCAAGCCTAGTTGTTatttctgatgatgaggacttGCATGGTGAAGTCACTCTTCATTCTCAGTTTCCAATTGATGAAAATGTTCCTGAAAATGGGATTGCTCCTGATGTTACAGTGTCTGAATCTTTGCAGGTTGCTGAAAATGTGCCTGAAAATTTGAGTGCTCCAATGGCTCCAGCTGTTGATGAAATTGTGCCTGAAGTCCAG GTTGTTCCTGAAAACTTGGTTGAATCCGACAATAATATTCCAAAAGTtattgatggagatgatgatcAGAGTGATGTGTCTAATCAAGGCATTAGACTTGAGGatagtgaagaagaaagagacctTCAACAAGAAGATGAATTAACGAACCCAGCTTTTGCAGAGGCAGAGGATTTGTTGAATAAGCATATCACACAAATGCTTAATGGTAGGTCTGCTGATGGTATGGGGATGGCTTTTGGGGATGACCCTGACTTTGATGGAGGGTATGAGAGTGAAGATTTGGAAAGTGTGGCAACTGATTCTGAGATGGAAGATGTTCCTAGGAGAAGATACCCAAAGTTTGTGGAGGAGCGTTTGGACCCTAACTCCTCCTTATGCATTGATGGTTTACACTCATCTATTTAA